One region of Armigeres subalbatus isolate Guangzhou_Male chromosome 3, GZ_Asu_2, whole genome shotgun sequence genomic DNA includes:
- the LOC134225508 gene encoding glucose dehydrogenase [FAD, quinone]-like, giving the protein MLFVKLSVWCTYIFYLVGTALLCAILNGSYHFYEWYHSNRFPSRTSYEYIIVGSGTAGSIIASGIPSDDVLLLEAGSMRSGLMDVPLLQPLLQGTNYDWRYQTEPQDDACGGLNNRRSYWPMGKVSGGTYMFNNMIHYRAEKADFEGWFSDDSELKTFMRGFDEMTNVEEVGFETDLGKAFIKAAGEAGLEKDLFYKPNVSVSNGRRWTSNHKYLEQPNVGHETVFNALVNNIIFEGRRAVGVVLSKSGRRVQLMATKGIILTAGTIGSAKILLQSGVGPKEHLEQIGIKPIIEAKVGENLQDHITTGMDLVLLSKRLPFRAWNLLNPLNIGRYLFADGRNSSIGFGGCECLGFVNLGSNFTHTLGFMVLPVGITIDAGHHLSDLINLRQDVWNQYFLPLVDQDIQSVTILPILLHPNSKGFVKLRDADPQSSPVIQPNYLHDQRDIQTLITGLKILQQILDQSSMRALGAELNPKPFPGCEQHPFGSDSYWECYIRSFTLTLYHPVGTCRMGPESDATAVVSNVDFKVHHLDNLYVVDGSIMPNLPSGNPNSVIIALAKYFLKVKF; this is encoded by the coding sequence ATGTTATTCGTCAAACTATCCGTATGGTGCACCTACATCTTCTACCTCGTTGGTACCGCCCTTTTGTGCGCGATACTGAACGGATCCTACCATTTCTACGAGTGGTACCATTCAAATCGATTCCCATCCCGGACAAGCTATGAGTACATCATCGTTGGATCTGGTACAGCTGGTTCAATCATCGCGTCCGGTATCCCCTCAGACGATGTGCTACTTCTGGAGGCCGGTTCCATGCGTTCTGGATTAATGGACGTTCCTTTGTTGCAACCGTTGCTCCAGGGAACGAATTATGATTGGCGATACCAAACGGAACCACAGGACGATGCTTGCGGAGGTTTGAATAACCGGCGAAGCTACTGGCCCATGGGTAAGGTATCCGGAGGAACATATATGTTCAACAATATGATTCATTATAGGGCGGAAAAGGCGGATTTCGAAGGATGGTTCTCTGACGATTCtgaattgaaaactttcatGAGAGGGTTCGATGAAATGACAAATGTGGAAGAGGTGGGATTCGAAACAGATTTGGGCAAGGCGTTCATCAAGGCAGCTGGAGAGGCCGGTTTGGAAAAAGATCTTTTCTACAAACCGAATGTGAGTGTGAGCAATGGAAGGCGATGGACATCAAATCATAAGTATCTCGAGCAGCCCAACGTGGGTCACGAAACTGTCTTTAACGCTCTGGTGAACAACATAATCTTCGAAGGTAGAAGAGCTGTTGGAGTTGTCCTTAGTAAATCCGGACGTCGTGTCCAATTGATGGCCACAAAAGGAATAATTTTGACTGCTGGTACAATAGGTAGTGCGAAAATTTTACTACAAAGCGGTGTTGGGCCAAAAGAACATCTAGAACAAATTGGTATAAAGCCAATTATTGAAGCGAAAGTTGGAGAGAATCTGCAGGATCACATAACTACTGGTATGGATTTGGTATTGCTGTCAAAACGACTTCCTTTTCGAGCTTGGAATTTACTCAATCCTCTAAATATTGGAAGGTATTTATTTGCCGACGGACGCAATTCATCAATCGGTTTCGGTGGATGTGAATGTCTAGGATTCGTCAATTTAGGATCTAACTTCACTCATACACTGGGATTTATGGTTCTCCCTGTGGGAATAACGATTGATGCGGGACATCACTTGAGTGACTTAATTAATCTTCGTCAAGATGTATGGAATCAATATTTCCTACCTTTGGTCGACCAAGATATACAGTCGGTGACGATTCTACCGATTTTATTACATCCCAACAGCAAGGGATTCGTTAAACTACGTGATGCTGATCCCCAATCAAGCCCAGTAATTCAACCAAACTATCTACATGACCAGAGAGATATTCAAACGCTCATTACGGGACTGAAAATACTACAACAAATACTGGATCAATCGTCGATGAGGGCACTTGGTGCTGAACTTAATCCAAAGCCCTTCCCCGGCTGCGAACAACATCCATTCGGAAGCGATTCCTACTGGGAGTGCTACATCAGATCGTTCACTCTAACGCTGTATCATCCGGTTGGAACGTGCCGCATGGGACCGGAATCCGATGCGACCGCTGTTGTGTCGAACGTGGACTTCAAAGTACATCACCTGGATAATCTGTACGTCGTGGATGGatccattatgccaaatttaCCGAGCGGTAACCCCAATTCAGTAATTATTGCCCTAGCGAAATATTTTCTTAAAGTAAAATTTTAG